A window of the Cystobacter fuscus genome harbors these coding sequences:
- a CDS encoding Wall-associated protein precursor yields MASACAALDPRKAAEIEKALRVLKVDAEGGKQAAEAAISESETTSSAPESPDCKGQLHHVISRPIAKALNRHPTLTGVYQPRDSRFVSRAVDEAAHCGYQDWHRKVDEEVVNWLDTHKSVTAKEFEAFLRSLYSRPSLRARFPHGF; encoded by the coding sequence ATGGCCAGCGCTTGCGCGGCCCTGGACCCTCGGAAGGCCGCCGAGATCGAGAAGGCCCTGCGCGTGTTGAAGGTGGATGCGGAAGGCGGAAAACAGGCAGCAGAGGCCGCGATTTCGGAGTCAGAGACCACCTCCAGCGCACCCGAGTCTCCCGACTGCAAGGGCCAGTTGCATCACGTCATCTCCAGACCCATTGCCAAGGCCCTGAATCGCCATCCGACACTCACGGGCGTCTATCAGCCCCGGGATTCACGTTTCGTCTCCCGTGCCGTCGACGAAGCCGCCCACTGTGGCTACCAGGACTGGCACCGGAAGGTCGATGAAGAGGTCGTCAATTGGCTCGACACCCACAAATCCGTGACCGCGAAGGAGTTCGAGGCGTTTCTTCGCTCGCTCTACAGCCGGCCTTCCTTGCGTGCGAGGTTTCCCCATGGATTCTGA
- a CDS encoding DUF3732 domain-containing protein translates to MSWRLWKIGVYSRKTGELREIEFNLFGLSVITGRSSRGKSSILDIVNYCLLSSGCPIAKGVIRDHASHVGAVFAKGDEHFVVVRPLPKEGRLTSYDVHIATGYKLDLPATPPEELRWNIEAAREQLSEFTGIEALPVLANERDADPESRTPANIRHCAFYLFQPQDVIASRNMAFAGLEDAFKKRHASDASYYFLGILTIERLRRRRELRALNSERNSLERRLREKARLRADGFEHGLRLWGEAAALGMANNSERPPTMSELMGRLGEISHYKIDSIVKATDELNLGDVQNKEAEVRRLLRQKNVELAAIDRFTREAEENAAITDKQIARLELRDLLPDPDKNNCPVCGSESVDVSSMERMLSEGLRSLASVRNPPKRISGKLEQEGQRLKEEIAELKETQVKLQAQLKVLFSDLQRSRTLLEDVGRRQQIIGRAKEVLNAMRRMETPLDERGAELSARIDELEAEVGDNAIRRLKKNVDERLSDLINQILSLGVEVEFPDASVRINFVDFVFEIQLDGQWVGLNELGSGANWLSYHVAGAVALHKLFLKLQSPVPSVLMLDQPSQAWFPAETAKLLGRAQPTGDRELTAVRSIYQLLFEESQGEKSPQIIVVDHARLNDEWFSVSVVQDWHDGDALIPDSWIGA, encoded by the coding sequence ATGAGTTGGCGACTCTGGAAGATAGGGGTTTACTCGCGGAAGACAGGAGAATTGCGAGAGATTGAGTTCAACCTCTTCGGGTTAAGTGTGATTACGGGGCGTTCCAGTCGAGGAAAGTCGTCCATTCTAGATATCGTCAATTATTGCCTCCTGTCTTCTGGATGCCCGATTGCTAAAGGAGTGATTCGAGACCATGCTTCGCATGTCGGAGCTGTGTTTGCGAAAGGTGACGAGCACTTTGTAGTGGTCAGGCCTCTACCGAAAGAAGGTCGCTTGACCTCCTATGACGTACATATAGCGACAGGATATAAACTTGATCTGCCAGCAACTCCGCCAGAGGAACTGAGGTGGAATATAGAGGCAGCGAGGGAGCAACTCTCTGAGTTCACTGGCATAGAAGCCCTCCCCGTGTTAGCCAATGAGCGTGACGCGGATCCTGAGTCTCGAACTCCTGCAAATATTCGCCATTGCGCCTTTTATTTGTTTCAGCCTCAGGATGTAATCGCAAGCCGAAACATGGCTTTTGCAGGATTGGAGGATGCATTCAAGAAACGCCATGCCTCTGATGCTTCATATTATTTTTTGGGTATACTTACCATTGAGAGGCTGAGAAGACGCCGTGAACTCCGTGCTCTTAACTCGGAGCGAAACTCGCTGGAACGGCGTCTGCGTGAAAAGGCACGGCTGCGCGCTGATGGGTTCGAACATGGTCTGCGGCTTTGGGGTGAAGCTGCAGCATTGGGCATGGCCAATAATTCCGAGCGGCCACCCACCATGAGTGAACTCATGGGTAGGCTTGGGGAAATTTCCCACTACAAGATCGATAGTATAGTCAAGGCAACTGACGAATTGAATCTGGGGGATGTTCAAAATAAAGAGGCTGAAGTCAGAAGGCTTTTGCGTCAAAAAAACGTCGAGTTGGCGGCGATTGATCGTTTCACACGAGAGGCCGAAGAAAATGCCGCGATCACCGATAAGCAAATTGCTCGGCTTGAACTTAGGGACCTCCTGCCAGATCCAGACAAGAACAACTGTCCCGTCTGCGGTAGCGAAAGCGTTGATGTTTCTTCGATGGAGAGAATGCTATCTGAAGGACTTCGAAGTCTGGCGTCCGTTCGAAATCCACCTAAGCGTATTAGCGGTAAGCTAGAGCAAGAAGGGCAAAGGCTGAAAGAAGAAATCGCCGAACTGAAGGAGACGCAAGTTAAGCTTCAGGCACAGTTGAAGGTCTTGTTTTCAGACCTCCAGAGGAGTCGAACTTTGCTGGAGGATGTAGGACGGCGACAGCAGATCATTGGTCGTGCCAAGGAAGTTTTGAATGCTATGCGTCGAATGGAGACGCCTCTGGACGAGCGGGGGGCGGAACTTTCGGCCAGAATTGATGAACTCGAAGCTGAAGTCGGCGACAATGCTATTCGGCGTCTCAAGAAGAATGTGGATGAGAGATTAAGTGATTTGATTAATCAAATTCTCTCTCTTGGGGTCGAGGTGGAGTTTCCTGACGCCTCGGTTAGAATCAACTTTGTTGATTTTGTTTTTGAAATTCAGCTCGACGGGCAGTGGGTCGGGCTGAATGAATTAGGAAGCGGCGCTAATTGGCTTAGTTATCATGTTGCTGGAGCAGTAGCGCTGCATAAACTGTTTTTGAAGTTGCAGTCTCCTGTTCCTTCGGTGCTGATGCTTGATCAGCCGAGTCAAGCTTGGTTTCCTGCTGAAACTGCCAAGCTATTGGGGCGAGCGCAACCCACAGGAGATCGTGAACTCACGGCGGTTAGAAGTATCTATCAGTTACTCTTTGAAGAGTCTCAGGGGGAGAAAAGTCCGCAGATCATTGTCGTAGATCACGCCAGATTGAACGACGAATGGTTTTCAGTCAGCGTCGTCCAAGATTGGCATGATGGCGATGCGTTGATTCCCGATTCTTGGATCGGAGCCTAG
- a CDS encoding three component ABC system middle component: MLDQFAHSNPAFGAICLRWVCQGYQEQQIRQDGAAQGLHFLWGILSLVLLAPERIRRELPLTAKGKLSILLNENPEWKVELPHAIKGWAKPFWSSVRMGVATGVLTFAEGRLLSLGSTKEPDSEASVLLRRHAVALGKIFAKEGGDRAIALVFGLVVS; the protein is encoded by the coding sequence GTGCTAGATCAATTTGCGCATTCTAATCCAGCATTTGGCGCCATCTGCCTGCGTTGGGTTTGCCAGGGGTACCAAGAACAACAAATTCGACAAGATGGCGCCGCACAAGGTTTGCATTTTCTTTGGGGGATTTTAAGCTTGGTCTTGCTCGCACCGGAGAGGATAAGACGAGAGTTGCCGCTTACAGCCAAGGGAAAGTTGTCGATTCTTCTTAATGAAAACCCTGAGTGGAAGGTCGAACTCCCTCATGCGATCAAGGGTTGGGCCAAGCCATTTTGGAGTTCAGTCCGGATGGGAGTCGCCACAGGTGTTTTGACGTTTGCCGAAGGACGATTGCTTTCGCTTGGTAGTACAAAAGAGCCGGATTCCGAAGCAAGTGTCCTGCTGAGACGTCATGCTGTGGCCTTAGGCAAAATATTCGCTAAAGAGGGGGGCGATAGGGCGATTGCTCTTGTTTTTGGATTGGTGGTGTCTTGA
- a CDS encoding ABC-three component system protein: MSEDQSFSAAPAMAGYIWQARQALLFLLKAESEETVELESHDDVIVSSPTGKILTAIQGKHSFKSGALNCHSLELWKTLRVWVSLAARNRISETTPLILCSTHTVDKELRCLTIKSKPAADLDLLQKQLDAVAAKKQNKALLPAFQAWLGMTQRRRVSLLKQSTIIEARPRLAEVDAEFEPILKRMGVSPNAINYFSERLIGWFELILASRLKSGGCKVTAQELQAKLIELHQAQLPSVLISTKSMAAHPTLEAERQTDPVYLRQMDLLGAEEEDLANAVAMFHRAQAERDDWLQMRIDSRSALESYDNDLKNKWGIVRLEIMRTKPAGGESMTKAGWSIYGECMKYHGSYNGLAIPVHVANGSYHMLANGSDAPPLVGWHPDYVNRLVRPGCKE, encoded by the coding sequence ATGAGCGAGGACCAGTCCTTCTCGGCAGCTCCAGCAATGGCGGGGTACATCTGGCAGGCTCGCCAAGCATTGTTGTTTTTGCTGAAGGCGGAATCGGAAGAAACGGTCGAGTTGGAGAGCCATGACGATGTCATTGTCAGCTCACCGACCGGAAAAATACTCACTGCTATTCAAGGGAAACACTCATTTAAGAGCGGAGCCCTGAACTGTCATTCCCTGGAACTATGGAAGACACTTCGAGTCTGGGTCAGCTTGGCAGCCCGAAACCGCATTTCAGAAACAACGCCTCTCATCCTTTGTTCCACCCATACAGTGGACAAGGAACTCCGCTGCTTGACCATCAAAAGCAAGCCGGCAGCCGATTTGGACTTACTTCAAAAGCAACTCGACGCCGTTGCGGCCAAGAAACAAAACAAAGCCCTGCTCCCTGCCTTCCAGGCTTGGCTCGGCATGACACAAAGGCGACGCGTTTCACTTCTTAAGCAGTCAACAATAATTGAAGCACGGCCTCGATTGGCAGAAGTGGATGCAGAGTTCGAGCCAATACTGAAGCGCATGGGGGTCTCTCCAAATGCGATCAACTATTTTAGTGAAAGATTGATTGGATGGTTTGAGTTGATCTTGGCCTCCAGATTGAAGTCAGGCGGCTGCAAGGTGACCGCCCAGGAGTTGCAAGCCAAGCTTATAGAGCTTCATCAAGCACAATTGCCGTCTGTGCTAATAAGCACTAAAAGCATGGCAGCACATCCCACCCTGGAGGCTGAGCGCCAAACAGATCCAGTGTATTTGAGGCAGATGGATCTCTTGGGGGCCGAGGAAGAAGACCTCGCCAATGCGGTTGCCATGTTCCATCGAGCCCAAGCTGAAAGGGACGACTGGCTACAAATGCGGATTGATAGCAGGTCGGCCCTGGAGAGTTACGACAATGATCTTAAAAACAAGTGGGGGATAGTTCGACTAGAAATCATGCGCACCAAGCCTGCCGGAGGCGAATCAATGACGAAGGCTGGCTGGTCTATATACGGCGAATGCATGAAATATCATGGTTCTTACAATGGATTGGCTATCCCTGTCCATGTTGCCAATGGTTCGTATCACATGCTCGCCAATGGCTCTGATGCGCCTCCACTTGTTGGCTGGCATCCTGATTACGTCAATCGGTTGGTCCGCCCTGGTTGCAAGGAGTAA
- a CDS encoding MnmC family methyltransferase, with amino-acid sequence MESQNPRDGDFELVTLRNGARAVRHLGHGEVMHPATGPWEEAQRLYVEQPRLAERLRTPGEPLVIHDVGLGAATNAVAALTCARELGAERRRGLEVVSFEVDLAPLRLALADAAGFPFLQPFRDAAEALMRDGAWEEAGLRWRLHLGDARGRMEGVPRADLVFFDPFSPASNPEMWTEEVLARVRAGCREDGEGALLMTYSAATPTRVTLLLAGFYVGAGVSTGTKGETTVAATCRAALGSPLGERWLERWRRSSSRAPHGQPLTLEAEARVLAHPQWRQD; translated from the coding sequence GTGGAGAGCCAGAATCCGAGGGACGGGGACTTCGAGCTGGTGACGCTGCGCAATGGGGCTCGCGCGGTGCGCCACCTGGGGCACGGGGAAGTGATGCACCCGGCGACGGGCCCGTGGGAGGAGGCGCAACGGCTCTACGTGGAGCAGCCGCGCCTGGCCGAGCGCCTGCGCACCCCGGGCGAGCCGCTCGTCATCCACGACGTGGGGCTGGGGGCGGCGACCAACGCGGTGGCGGCGCTCACGTGCGCGCGGGAGCTGGGCGCCGAGCGCCGGCGGGGGCTGGAGGTGGTGAGCTTCGAGGTGGACCTGGCGCCGCTGCGGCTGGCGCTGGCGGACGCGGCGGGCTTTCCCTTCCTGCAACCGTTCCGGGACGCGGCCGAGGCGCTCATGCGCGACGGGGCCTGGGAGGAGGCGGGGCTGCGCTGGCGCCTGCACCTGGGGGATGCGCGGGGGCGGATGGAGGGGGTGCCCCGGGCGGACCTGGTGTTCTTCGACCCGTTCTCCCCGGCGAGCAACCCGGAGATGTGGACGGAGGAGGTGCTGGCGCGGGTGAGGGCGGGGTGCCGGGAGGACGGGGAGGGGGCGTTGCTGATGACGTACAGCGCGGCGACGCCCACGCGGGTGACGCTGCTGCTGGCGGGCTTCTACGTGGGGGCGGGGGTGTCCACGGGGACGAAGGGGGAGACCACGGTGGCGGCCACGTGCCGGGCCGCGTTGGGCTCACCCCTGGGCGAGCGCTGGCTGGAGCGCTGGCGCCGCTCGTCCTCGCGCGCTCCCCACGGGCAGCCGCTGACGCTGGAGGCTGAGGCCCGGGTGCTGGCCCATCCTCAGTGGCGCCAGGATTGA
- the tgt gene encoding tRNA guanosine(34) transglycosylase Tgt, with protein MAVRFELVTTDPTGARAGVLHTRRGSIPTPVFMPVATHASFRHLGMEEIKATGSKILLSNTYHLMLKPGIDVFRRFNGIHPFMQWDGAVLTDSGGFQIFSLPEDRLITEKGAHFRSFHDNSRQLLSPESSIAMQQAINSEVMMVLDVCIDSRTEEAGTREAMERTHRWALRSLAAKNQVDTGQALFAIVQGGVHPHLRDESAGFLTQHPFDGFAIGGLAVGETNEERKTMTARAAAQLPQDKPRYLMGVGTPTDLLEAVLRGVDMFDCIIPTKMAQQGYAYTFQGLVRITRQAFRLSDEPLDATCDCYVCKRYSRGYLQHLMSGKHHTGSRMLSVHNVHHYQMLTWKMRDAILRGSYAQAYRELKQAVATPKDLKDAQLEAGANAVTLKEVG; from the coding sequence ATGGCCGTCCGCTTCGAACTCGTCACCACCGACCCCACGGGGGCCCGTGCAGGGGTGCTGCACACCCGGCGGGGCTCCATCCCCACGCCGGTCTTCATGCCCGTGGCCACCCACGCCTCCTTCCGCCACCTGGGCATGGAGGAGATCAAGGCCACCGGCTCGAAGATCCTGCTGTCCAACACGTACCACCTGATGCTCAAGCCGGGCATCGACGTGTTCCGCCGCTTCAATGGCATCCATCCCTTCATGCAGTGGGACGGGGCGGTGCTCACCGACTCGGGCGGGTTCCAGATCTTCTCCCTGCCCGAGGATCGGCTGATCACCGAGAAGGGCGCCCACTTCCGCAGCTTCCACGACAACAGCCGTCAGCTCCTCAGCCCCGAGTCGAGCATCGCCATGCAGCAGGCGATCAACTCGGAAGTCATGATGGTGTTGGACGTGTGCATCGACTCGCGCACGGAGGAGGCGGGCACGCGCGAGGCGATGGAGCGTACCCACCGCTGGGCGCTGCGCAGCCTGGCGGCGAAGAACCAGGTGGACACGGGCCAGGCGCTCTTCGCCATCGTCCAGGGCGGCGTGCACCCGCACCTGCGCGACGAGAGCGCGGGCTTCCTCACCCAGCACCCCTTCGACGGCTTCGCCATCGGCGGGCTCGCGGTGGGCGAGACGAACGAGGAGCGCAAGACGATGACGGCACGCGCCGCCGCCCAGCTCCCCCAGGACAAGCCCCGCTACCTCATGGGGGTGGGCACGCCCACGGACCTGCTCGAGGCCGTGCTGCGGGGCGTGGACATGTTCGACTGCATCATCCCCACGAAGATGGCGCAGCAGGGCTACGCCTATACCTTCCAGGGGCTGGTGCGCATCACCCGCCAGGCGTTCCGCCTGTCCGACGAGCCGCTCGACGCGACGTGTGACTGCTACGTCTGCAAGCGCTACAGCCGTGGCTACCTGCAGCACCTGATGAGCGGCAAGCACCACACGGGCTCGCGCATGCTCTCGGTGCACAACGTGCACCACTACCAGATGCTCACCTGGAAGATGCGCGACGCCATCCTCCGGGGCTCCTACGCGCAGGCGTACCGCGAGCTGAAGCAGGCGGTGGCGACGCCCAAGGACCTGAAGGACGCGCAGTTGGAAGCGGGCGCCAACGCGGTGACGCTCAAGGAAGTGGGCTGA
- a CDS encoding TetR/AcrR family transcriptional regulator, translated as MKEEARVAILEAAEQVIAEQGPSATRMEDIATRVGVSVGTLYNYFEDRQRLLQALLDAQAQQLMAVLDAELERSRGEPYRARLHGLLRSILEHAQKHFRFLSLLLEERALRVAASSEELDRHQRLVNALTERLGSLNPEGLAQGVLRPEDASHYPTLLLGMLQSTLMRQFLDRQPTPVDEQIALLLRCFLDGASPRSE; from the coding sequence ATGAAGGAGGAGGCCCGGGTGGCCATCCTCGAGGCGGCGGAGCAGGTGATCGCCGAGCAGGGCCCGTCCGCCACGCGGATGGAGGACATCGCCACGCGGGTGGGGGTGTCGGTCGGTACGCTCTACAACTACTTCGAGGACCGGCAGCGCTTGCTCCAGGCGCTGCTCGACGCGCAGGCACAACAGTTGATGGCGGTGCTGGACGCGGAGCTGGAGCGCAGCCGGGGCGAGCCCTACCGCGCGCGCTTGCATGGCCTGCTGCGCTCCATCCTGGAGCACGCCCAGAAGCACTTCCGCTTCCTCTCCCTGCTGTTGGAGGAGAGAGCGCTGCGCGTGGCCGCCTCGAGCGAGGAGTTGGATCGCCATCAGCGGCTCGTGAACGCACTGACCGAGCGGCTCGGCTCGCTCAACCCCGAGGGCCTCGCCCAGGGGGTGCTGCGGCCCGAGGACGCGTCCCATTACCCCACCCTGCTGCTGGGCATGCTGCAGAGCACCCTGATGCGGCAATTCCTCGATCGACAGCCCACGCCCGTCGACGAGCAGATCGCCCTGCTGCTGCGCTGCTTCCTGGACGGCGCCAGCCCGCGCTCCGAGTGA
- a CDS encoding cytochrome P450 has protein sequence MDLLSRFDFLNPEVMRNPYPYFAEMREKAPLHYDAKLQAHVLTRYEDVSYILKNPALFSSADVRVAGKHQKERSQESGLEGVDSLLTTDPPVHTRLRGKVSRSFTPKQISAMEPRVRELSRELVAEMTASNEFEFMSGLASPLPVTIIAEMLGVDTSRRRDFKRWSDAIANSGNASFTGKTPEDVVRNAKEMLAYMTEVAEARRREPRGDLISLLVQENEGQEALTPPEVNSFAILLLLAGNETTTNLLGNALTALIRHPEAYEWLRRDPTQAACAAVAEETLRYDSPVITVVRRTTQEVELSGGKVPANTTLFAVVSAANRDPRKFPDPDRFDPRRDTTGLMSFGHGIHFCLGAPLARLEAPVALQELMARAPRLGFSPRQPEHIDYGATFALRGPRVLWLQKN, from the coding sequence ATGGATCTGCTGAGCCGCTTCGACTTCCTCAACCCCGAGGTGATGCGCAACCCCTACCCCTACTTCGCCGAGATGCGCGAGAAGGCGCCCCTGCACTACGACGCGAAGCTCCAGGCCCACGTCCTCACCCGCTACGAGGACGTGTCGTACATCCTGAAGAACCCCGCCCTGTTCTCCTCGGCGGATGTCCGCGTCGCCGGCAAGCACCAGAAGGAGCGCAGCCAGGAGTCCGGGCTCGAGGGGGTGGACAGCCTGCTCACCACGGATCCGCCCGTGCACACGCGCCTGCGCGGTAAGGTCAGCCGCTCCTTCACCCCCAAGCAGATCTCCGCGATGGAGCCGCGCGTGCGCGAGCTGTCGCGCGAGCTCGTCGCGGAGATGACGGCCAGCAACGAGTTCGAGTTCATGAGCGGCCTGGCCTCGCCCCTGCCCGTCACCATCATCGCGGAGATGCTGGGCGTGGACACCTCGCGCCGCCGCGACTTCAAGCGCTGGAGCGACGCGATCGCCAACTCCGGCAACGCCAGCTTCACCGGCAAGACGCCCGAGGACGTGGTGCGCAACGCCAAGGAGATGCTCGCGTACATGACGGAGGTGGCCGAGGCGCGCCGCCGCGAGCCTCGGGGCGATCTCATCTCCCTGCTCGTGCAGGAGAACGAGGGCCAGGAAGCCCTGACGCCCCCGGAGGTCAACTCCTTTGCCATCCTGCTGCTGCTGGCCGGCAACGAGACCACCACCAACCTGCTGGGCAACGCCCTCACCGCCCTCATCCGCCACCCCGAGGCGTACGAGTGGCTGCGGCGCGACCCCACGCAGGCCGCCTGCGCCGCCGTGGCCGAGGAGACGCTGCGCTACGACTCGCCCGTGATCACGGTCGTGCGCCGCACCACCCAGGAGGTGGAGCTGAGCGGCGGCAAGGTGCCCGCGAACACCACGCTGTTCGCCGTGGTGTCGGCCGCCAACCGCGATCCGCGCAAGTTCCCCGACCCGGATCGCTTCGATCCGCGGCGGGACACCACGGGCCTGATGTCCTTCGGCCACGGCATCCACTTCTGCCTGGGCGCTCCGCTCGCGCGCCTGGAGGCCCCCGTGGCCCTGCAGGAGTTGATGGCGCGTGCCCCCCGCCTGGGCTTCTCGCCGCGCCAGCCCGAGCACATCGACTACGGCGCCACGTTCGCCCTGCGCGGCCCCCGCGTGCTCTGGCTCCAGAAGAACTGA